AGCTCGTCAGCGTAATATATTGTTAATGCTTCCGGAAATGAAGGCAGCTTATTGCTTCCATACTCCCCCATATGCGTTATTATGATGTGCAGGATTTTCAATTTTATTTCTTCCGGGGTTTTTAGCTGGTCCATTGCCCTCATAAGCATTTCAACTCCTATTGTAACATGGCCGAGAAGCATTCCTTTTGTTGAAACCTTGATGCTTGTTGTGACTGTGAATTCCTCTAACTTTCCGATATCATGCAGAATTGCGCCTGTTATCAGAAGATCCCTGTCCATTCCGTCATGGATCTTGAAAATGTCCTCGCACAGCTTTGCAACGCTTAATGTATGCTCCAATAACCCGCCAATCCAGCCATGGTGGATGTACATTGCAGCAGGGCTTTCCTTAAATCTTTTCGCAAAATTTTCATCCTTGAAAAAATAATCCAACAGTTTTTTTAATTCCTTATTTTCTATTTTTTCAATATAATTCATCAGCTCTTTGAACAATTCTTCAACTGGCTTTAAGCCCATCCTTACAAAATCACTCGCATCATATTCGCCTTTTGAAAGTATTTTGATTTTGTTTTCCTCATTTGCTGATATTTCAAATTGGCCTTTCCATTCATTGACCCTTCCCTGCGCTAAAACAACATCATCCGGCTTGATCATATCATAAAGAAACTTTACCTTTGCCTCTTCAGGAGAGCCCCAGTACTTGTACATGATCTCCCTTGAGCTGTCGCCTAATCTTAACTCAAACTTGTATCCGTTCTTGTAAGGCTCGATCGGCTTCTTGAACTTTACAACAAAGATGTCATTGACTATCTGATCCTGCTTGAAATCTTTTATGAACTGCTTTTTTCTTATTATTTCCGGCATTTTGATCCCCAAGAATATGGAAAGTTGGCTGGTTATTTAAAGGTTTTCTTGAATTTTGCTGAAAAAAGGCATAAATTGTGCTTGTCCCTAAAAGTACCTATAGGAACCTTTAAATATAAGCTTTCATTAATACTGAGTATGGAAACAAAACAAGTTAAGTTAACATTGCCAAAGAGCCTGTATGAAGAGGGAACTGAAATGGTCAGGGAATTCGGGTATTCCAATCTGCAGGATCTTACTTTAGAAGGCTTAAGAAAAGAAGTAATGGAGCTAAGAAAACAGCAGGCTTTAATGAATCTTAAAAAGAATTTTGGATCAGTAAAGCCAAAGCCAAGGCTGACGAAAGAGCAGAAAGAAAGAATAGCAGAAGAGCACACTCCGGAAAGATCAAAGGAAATAACAAAAAGATACGGCCTGGAAAGAATAAAGATTTAAAGGTTCTCAGGATATTTCAGTTTAACAAGATCCTGCAATTCCACAAAGTCTTCCATGTTTCTTGTGACGAAGAATTTTACATTTACCCTGTTTGCTATAACAGCGTGTTTGGTGTCATTAAATGTAGTATTTCTCTCTTTTCTTATTTTGCGTGTTTTTTCCTCATCCTCGGCTGTCACTTCAACAGCAATGACTTTGTCAAGCGCCATTAGATCCTGGATAAGCTCCCTGATTTTTTCCTTAAACCCGGCGAATTCCAGTTCATCAATAACCAGGTTAGAAATTATGATCCTATATTCGCATTCCATGCTTTTTCTTAGCAGATTATAGGCAAATTCCCCAAGAGGCCTTAATCTGTCAATTCTGCTCTCAAAATGATCGATGTAAATGTTTGTGTCAAGGTATATGGGTTCATTATTCATCCCTGCATAGAAAAAGAAGTGTTTTAAATACCTTCTGACCGCAGCTGTCCACTGTGTCCAGTGGGAAATTACTTTGATAGGGGTAAAACAAATGACCCGGTTTATAAATCAGGAAACTTTAAATTCTAATAGCATTTAACATGCGTCATGGCTAAGAAAATAAACAACAACGAAATATTATATGGAATCATTTTTCCATCATTGAATAATCTGATAAAAATTATTGGTGACAACTATAAGAAAAAGGCCTTAAAACACGAATGGTACCTGTTAATAGAATCAACTTGGCCGATCTATAAATATGAAGACCCTCATTCAGCAACCATAGTTAAAGCTTATGTAATATCCCAGAATTTACGCGAATATTTATCTGAACGTAATGCTGAGGTTGTTTTAAAAAGAGAACTAAAAAATCTATATGAAATATATTATGAGGCAATAAATGATTTTCCCGATCTAAAAGGCAAAATAATCACATCTTTTTCAGTTTTAATTGATAATATTCGAGAAAATCTAGGAAGTAAATTTACTACACCAAAAGCCAACAAGATATTGAAGGAGAACAAACATTTGATTAAAAAAGAATCAGAAATGCCTTCTGAGGTTTCAAGAGAAAAGCAATTTAATAAATTCTGCGAATATTGTGGAAGCGGAATTGACTATTTAACCTCATATACTTGTAAATGGTGCCAAAAGGAGTTGTGTGGTTCGCACAGACTTCCAGAGTCGCATGAATGCAAAAACATTGAAGAAGCAAAAAAGCATCACGAAGTAGAGTTTAGAAGGGACTTCAATGAAAAGTATAGAAAAAGAGAAAATCAGGTCTATGTTATTCATAAGCCTTCTAAATTTAAAAAGATAGTATTGTTTATAGTTATTGCTGTCATAATATTACTTATGATCCTTAAAGTAATTGGCATAATATGACTGTAAAAATTATCTTCTATACTGACGGGGAAAGATTTTTATATTCGTAGACTTGTACATGTTTGTTATGACAAAGTTCAATAAAACCACGTTGTTTTTATTTATGATATTGTTATTTTTAAAGTTTTCTTATGCAACTTGCCAAAAAGACATCCATATCAACTATGATGTTTCAGCACTCGATCAATATAACTATGACTCAAAAAGCGAATATGACTATCCTAATTTCAGAGAAGACGATTATTTGATAATCGATCACATTAGGATTGAAAATAGAGCTAATTGCTCTTTTCCACAATCATTCTTAACCATGATTTTAATTAGTCCTTCAGGCAAATCCGATAATATTTGTACTCTGAATATACCTAAGATTCAAGCTGGGGATAGATATATTCTCGATTTACCTAATTTAATTGAAAAGAATCCAAATTATCAGTTGGGTAAGAAATATTCATGTATTCATACTTTAAATGAAAATGGCGAATTTGGTGTTAAAATGGACTTAGAAGAAATTTATGATGCTCATCTTTCAGGAAGTATTGGCCTCAACTTGATTCATGATAATAAAGCGAATATAGGTAACAAATTCAAAGTTTATTCAAAAAATGAATTGTATATGATAGACTTGACTAAAAAATCAATTAAAATGACATTTATTGTCAGTATTCTTTCTGTAATAGTTGGAGCTTTTTTAGGACTTTTAATAGAAGAATACATCCAGAGAAAAAAGTGGGAAAAAAAGAAGAAAGAAGCAATAAAATCATTAATATACGAGATAAATAAAAATATTGAGTTTGCTAATGAAATAGTGAACAAAAAGAACCATCTTAGAAGGAACAATTCAATACTGTTGGGGAATTTTATTACTTTAAATATAGAACGAGTTATTTTAAAAGGATATATACGGGAGTCTATTTTATCGCGAGAATTATTAGATTATTACGAGTCCTTACTTTTAATAAATAATTTTATTATGAGAATTAGATTTTCCAATACTCAAGAAGATTTAAATAAAATAATAAAGATGCTTGGAGACAATAATAATATCAAAATAGCAAAGAATTTGATAAAGAACCTGTCTATAGAAACAAAAATATGTAACTTAGAGCATACTGCGCCCATGATCGTGGAGAAGAACGAATTAAACAAAAAAGAAAAGATCATGCTTCTAGTAGGTTTAATTTTCGGTCTTCTTGGAGGATATATTTCAAATATTGCCGTAACAGCAATGTATAGGATTGTTGATAAACAGTATATGCCTTCAAATATTTTTGCATTCGTATTAGGAACCACTTTTATTTTCGGTGTTAGTATGTGGATTCTAAATATATTAAAAAATGATTTTTCTTAAAAAACCTCTTTACCAAGAATTAAAATCGCCCAATTCTCCGATCTCTTTTATCTCAAAGTCCCATTTCCCTTTTGCTTTGCCTTCATATCCGTAGCTCGCAAAGCATGTCTTCATTCCAAGCTGCTTTGCCCCTTTTATATCTTTATCCGGCCTGTCTCCCACCATCAGGCATTCTGAAGGCTTCACTTTTAATTCTTTCAAAGCCGCTTTAAACGGAAATCTTGAAGGCTTTGGTTTTCCTGTGTCTTCCAGACCAACAACAATATCAAAGAAATCATCAATCTTCATGCTGACCAATCTGATCCATGCCTTAAGCTTGGGAGCATCTGAAACTATTGCCAATTTCAGACCTTTTTCCTTTAATTTAATCAAAGTTCTTTTAACTCCGGGATAAGGATGCAAAAAGCCTGTGCGAGCCTGCCTGTAAGCAACTATCGCATAAGCTAATTTCTTATAATCCGCAGTTCCAGTAACGTTTTTAAGGAATTTCTGGAATATCTTGGGGTCTTCAAGCCCTTTTTCTTCATATAGCTCATACAGGATTTCCAATGCCTTTTTCTTCGGAATACTCAATCCAGCATCTATCATTGCATCAATTGCCTCTTCACAGGCGATCCTCTTCATCTTCATGAAGTCGATCAATGTATTGTCCAAGTCAAAGATTACTGCTTTTATCATATGCAGAAATAAAAATCCAGTTTATTTAAATTTTACCTATTTGTTCGGCTTATTTTTTCCGCCGGATATTTTCTTAATGAAGTCTTTCAAAACAACCCAGATGCCAAGCACTATAAACAATACGAGAATAAAAACTGCAGCATCGCCTCCCCATTTGCCAAGAGCCGGGTTAATTAAGCTCAATATGCCGACTATAACAGCTAACAAAAAGATGATGTGCCATCCTCCAATGGCCTCTCTTAATATATTTGATGCCATTTGATATTTTGATTGATTATTGATTTATAAATCTTTCTTGAAAATAAATGGCGTGTATTGCTAATCTTTCGCTGTTTCAACAACATATGATTTAGAAATTTCTTTAGAGAAATCGATCATATCGCTCCGTAAGACATCCACATACACCACCACGAACATCCAAGTCCCTGGTTTCTCAAATGTATTCACTTTCTCTTTATATGGGATGCCTGCAATCAGAAGCTCCACACTTTGGTCAGGTTTGATTGCGTTGATTGGTTTCACCGCTATTTCTTTAAATGAAAAGCTCGTTTCCTCCTCTAAT
This DNA window, taken from Candidatus Woesearchaeota archaeon, encodes the following:
- a CDS encoding HD domain-containing protein, with product MPEIIRKKQFIKDFKQDQIVNDIFVVKFKKPIEPYKNGYKFELRLGDSSREIMYKYWGSPEEAKVKFLYDMIKPDDVVLAQGRVNEWKGQFEISANEENKIKILSKGEYDASDFVRMGLKPVEELFKELMNYIEKIENKELKKLLDYFFKDENFAKRFKESPAAMYIHHGWIGGLLEHTLSVAKLCEDIFKIHDGMDRDLLITGAILHDIGKLEEFTVTTSIKVSTKGMLLGHVTIGVEMLMRAMDQLKTPEEIKLKILHIIITHMGEYGSNKLPSFPEALTIYYADELDAKVLQMREIKETAQTEDDYFYHKDFGNVYLR
- a CDS encoding PIN domain-containing protein, producing the protein MNNEPIYLDTNIYIDHFESRIDRLRPLGEFAYNLLRKSMECEYRIIISNLVIDELEFAGFKEKIRELIQDLMALDKVIAVEVTAEDEEKTRKIRKERNTTFNDTKHAVIANRVNVKFFVTRNMEDFVELQDLVKLKYPENL
- a CDS encoding AN1-type zinc finger domain-containing protein; its protein translation is MAKKINNNEILYGIIFPSLNNLIKIIGDNYKKKALKHEWYLLIESTWPIYKYEDPHSATIVKAYVISQNLREYLSERNAEVVLKRELKNLYEIYYEAINDFPDLKGKIITSFSVLIDNIRENLGSKFTTPKANKILKENKHLIKKESEMPSEVSREKQFNKFCEYCGSGIDYLTSYTCKWCQKELCGSHRLPESHECKNIEEAKKHHEVEFRRDFNEKYRKRENQVYVIHKPSKFKKIVLFIVIAVIILLMILKVIGII
- a CDS encoding TIGR02253 family HAD-type hydrolase — its product is MIKAVIFDLDNTLIDFMKMKRIACEEAIDAMIDAGLSIPKKKALEILYELYEEKGLEDPKIFQKFLKNVTGTADYKKLAYAIVAYRQARTGFLHPYPGVKRTLIKLKEKGLKLAIVSDAPKLKAWIRLVSMKIDDFFDIVVGLEDTGKPKPSRFPFKAALKELKVKPSECLMVGDRPDKDIKGAKQLGMKTCFASYGYEGKAKGKWDFEIKEIGELGDFNSW